Proteins co-encoded in one Symmachiella macrocystis genomic window:
- a CDS encoding 2-oxoacid:acceptor oxidoreductase family protein, protein MATDALDRTTGTPDGEHHESKFQYPGIPTTCDGAEAVVWVETKISQGSGAFPITSSTTMGSGFNAAMMNGIPNMWGDQLVFVEPESEHSAATFCEGFAVAGGRVTNFTSGQGLVLMKEVLYTISGKRLPVVFNIGARALTSHSLNVHAGHDDVMSVADCGWGILFGRNAQEAGDLCLISRRAAEASVTPFLNVQDGFLTTHTVESVRLPEEEFMKEFIGKPEDKLMNLMDTDNPLMSGVVQNQDSYMKGKLAQRWYYDQVEPALEEAFEEFYRNTGRKYDFVDGYRCEDAEYILVGIGSYMETAQITVDYLRDEKGIKAGCLNIYCFRPFPSRRIVEALENCKAFTVIERMDDPLSTTGNHLTREIKAAFCDAMTGQNGIEKIDRIPKIYHGAAGLGSRDVRPGDIIAIFDNMMTDSQDFFSVGIKHSSSLAIKEDPDLRPPGAFSMRGHSVGGFGSVTTNKVIATIGGQVFGKDVQAYPKYGSEKKGLPTTYYLTIADSHIFSHSELAYVDLVVLNDSNALISGNPLTGMVDGGAIVMQSPYSDPADVWKRVPPHHQQTIRERQLRLNFLDMVSIARDVASVADLEMRMQGIVLLGAFLKLTPFSQDAAMSDDEVYAGVEKALRKYFGKRGEQVVQDNLTCVKRGYSEMNEVPRDIINNGNP, encoded by the coding sequence ATGGCTACGGATGCGTTAGATCGTACGACCGGAACCCCGGATGGAGAACACCACGAGTCGAAATTCCAATATCCAGGAATTCCGACGACGTGCGACGGTGCCGAAGCGGTCGTCTGGGTTGAAACCAAAATCTCCCAAGGATCGGGAGCCTTTCCGATCACCAGCTCCACGACCATGGGCAGCGGCTTCAACGCGGCCATGATGAATGGCATCCCCAACATGTGGGGTGACCAGTTGGTCTTCGTCGAGCCGGAAAGCGAACACTCCGCTGCCACATTTTGCGAAGGCTTTGCCGTCGCCGGCGGTCGCGTGACCAACTTCACCTCCGGGCAAGGTCTCGTGCTGATGAAGGAGGTCCTTTACACCATCTCCGGCAAACGCCTGCCGGTGGTCTTCAATATCGGGGCCCGCGCACTGACCAGCCACAGCCTCAACGTGCATGCTGGGCACGACGACGTGATGAGCGTTGCCGATTGCGGTTGGGGCATTTTATTCGGCCGCAACGCGCAGGAAGCGGGTGATTTATGTCTCATTAGCCGCCGCGCCGCAGAAGCGTCCGTCACGCCGTTTTTGAACGTGCAAGATGGTTTTTTGACCACGCACACTGTCGAATCGGTCCGTTTGCCAGAAGAAGAATTCATGAAAGAATTCATCGGCAAACCTGAAGACAAACTGATGAATCTGATGGACACCGACAATCCGCTGATGTCGGGCGTCGTCCAAAACCAAGACTCCTACATGAAGGGCAAATTGGCGCAGCGTTGGTATTACGACCAAGTCGAGCCGGCCTTGGAAGAAGCCTTCGAAGAGTTTTATCGCAACACCGGGCGGAAATATGATTTCGTGGACGGCTATCGCTGCGAGGACGCCGAGTACATTCTGGTCGGCATCGGGTCCTACATGGAGACCGCGCAGATCACTGTCGACTATCTCCGCGATGAAAAAGGGATCAAGGCGGGCTGCCTGAATATCTATTGCTTCCGCCCCTTCCCTTCCCGACGGATTGTAGAAGCCCTCGAAAATTGCAAAGCGTTTACGGTGATTGAGCGGATGGATGATCCACTCTCCACGACCGGGAACCACCTGACCCGTGAAATCAAAGCGGCGTTTTGTGATGCGATGACCGGTCAAAATGGCATCGAGAAGATCGATCGTATTCCCAAAATCTACCACGGAGCCGCTGGACTCGGCAGCCGCGATGTGCGTCCGGGAGACATCATCGCCATCTTCGACAACATGATGACTGACTCCCAAGATTTCTTCTCCGTCGGCATTAAACACTCTTCGTCGTTGGCAATCAAAGAAGACCCCGATTTGCGTCCCCCAGGCGCCTTCTCGATGCGCGGCCACTCAGTCGGCGGATTCGGCTCGGTCACCACCAACAAGGTGATCGCCACCATCGGCGGACAGGTCTTCGGCAAGGACGTCCAGGCGTATCCAAAATACGGCTCCGAAAAGAAAGGTCTGCCGACGACTTATTATCTGACGATTGCCGATTCGCATATTTTTTCCCATAGCGAATTGGCTTACGTCGACCTGGTTGTGCTCAACGATTCCAACGCACTCATCAGCGGCAACCCGCTCACCGGCATGGTGGACGGCGGGGCCATCGTGATGCAAAGCCCCTATTCCGATCCCGCCGACGTCTGGAAACGAGTCCCACCGCATCATCAACAGACCATTCGTGAAAGGCAGTTGCGGCTGAATTTCTTAGATATGGTCAGCATTGCCCGCGATGTGGCATCTGTTGCCGACTTGGAAATGCGGATGCAAGGCATCGTGCTGCTCGGGGCGTTTCTCAAGCTGACCCCGTTCTCACAAGACGCAGCGATGTCCGATGACGAAGTGTACGCCGGTGTCGAAAAGGCCCTGCGAAAATATTTCGGCAAACGAGGCGAGCAAGTCGTGCAGGACAACCTGACTTGCGTCAAACGCGGTTACAGCGAAATGAATGAGGTCCCGCGGGACATCATCAACAACGGGAACCCCTGA
- a CDS encoding thiamine pyrophosphate-dependent enzyme → MATVDETATANMNEASERDPQNNNSYGTLVDAPYISVDLPILDVNDFNDRIIHGYEVGGAEKSLPADLTTARSLIPAGTATLRDFSYVAPEIPEYVTENCTGCMDCVTLCPDTAILGKVLAESTLEEKLTGLPDETERGMFEKQWSKTRKYYDGPIKKGKEGGRFAIIIDPSKCKGCAECVTVCDDLALKMVPKTEQVMTDIRKSHRLFKNIGPSDESYINDNLLIDMMLKEQTHIYTGGAGSCAGCGEGTALRMLCSATGNMHGDKWGIAAATGCNTVYTSTYPYNPYLVPWTNSLFENVAADAMGIRSRWDQMGWQDRPLWCVGGDGAMFDIGFQSLSRMLASGMNIKVFVLDTQVYSNTGGQASTATYAGQNTKMTIHGKLHAGKQERRKEIAQIAMMHPRTYVAQTTCAHTNHFYKSVIGAMEFDGPAIINCYTTCQPEHGVADNMATDQARLAVDTRAFPLLIHDPTKGDTIKKRLSLQGNPSVKDDWWKNPKTKEVVDFIDFCRSEGRFSKHFDKDGNPSETLLASKQDRLENWHQLQELAGLR, encoded by the coding sequence ATGGCGACCGTCGACGAAACCGCCACCGCCAACATGAACGAGGCGAGTGAACGCGATCCGCAAAATAACAATTCCTACGGCACGCTGGTTGACGCCCCTTACATTTCTGTCGACCTGCCGATTCTGGATGTCAACGACTTCAATGATCGCATCATTCATGGTTACGAAGTAGGCGGCGCTGAAAAATCACTTCCCGCCGATTTGACGACCGCGCGTTCCTTGATTCCCGCCGGGACAGCCACTTTGCGCGACTTCAGCTACGTGGCTCCGGAAATCCCCGAGTACGTCACGGAAAACTGCACTGGCTGCATGGATTGCGTGACTCTCTGCCCCGACACGGCGATCCTCGGCAAGGTTTTGGCCGAATCAACGTTGGAAGAGAAACTAACCGGCCTCCCTGACGAGACCGAGCGCGGGATGTTTGAAAAACAATGGTCCAAGACGCGCAAGTATTACGACGGCCCTATCAAGAAGGGCAAAGAAGGCGGACGGTTTGCGATCATCATCGATCCCAGTAAGTGCAAAGGTTGCGCCGAATGCGTGACCGTCTGCGATGACTTGGCGCTCAAGATGGTCCCCAAGACCGAACAGGTGATGACCGACATTCGTAAAAGTCATCGCCTGTTTAAAAACATCGGCCCCTCCGATGAGTCGTATATCAACGACAATCTGTTGATCGACATGATGCTCAAAGAACAAACGCACATTTACACCGGCGGTGCAGGGTCCTGCGCTGGGTGCGGCGAAGGCACGGCCCTGCGAATGCTCTGCTCGGCGACTGGAAATATGCACGGCGACAAATGGGGCATCGCCGCCGCGACCGGCTGCAACACGGTCTATACCTCAACCTATCCGTATAATCCCTATCTCGTTCCTTGGACCAACTCGCTGTTCGAAAACGTGGCCGCCGATGCAATGGGCATCCGCAGCCGCTGGGACCAGATGGGTTGGCAAGACCGCCCCCTGTGGTGTGTTGGCGGCGACGGCGCGATGTTCGACATCGGATTTCAATCGCTGTCACGCATGCTAGCCTCGGGGATGAACATCAAAGTCTTTGTGCTTGATACGCAGGTCTATTCCAACACCGGTGGACAAGCCTCGACGGCAACATATGCCGGTCAGAACACAAAGATGACCATTCATGGAAAACTGCATGCCGGCAAACAGGAACGCCGCAAAGAGATTGCGCAAATCGCCATGATGCATCCCCGCACCTATGTGGCGCAAACCACCTGCGCTCATACCAATCACTTCTACAAGTCCGTCATCGGCGCAATGGAATTCGACGGCCCGGCGATCATCAACTGTTACACAACCTGCCAGCCCGAACATGGCGTCGCTGACAACATGGCCACCGACCAAGCACGGCTGGCGGTCGACACGCGAGCCTTTCCGCTGTTGATTCATGATCCCACCAAAGGGGACACGATCAAAAAACGGCTGTCGCTGCAGGGCAATCCGTCCGTCAAAGACGATTGGTGGAAGAATCCCAAGACAAAAGAGGTTGTCGATTTCATCGACTTCTGCCGCAGCGAAGGCCGCTTCTCCAAACACTTCGACAAAGACGGCAACCCTTCGGAAACGTTACTGGCATCTAAACAAGACCGACTAGAAAACTGGCACCAACTCCAAGAACTCGCCGGCCTCAGATAA
- a CDS encoding DUF975 family protein — protein sequence MSIEFHCPHCDKYLKTKEDKAGRMADCPGCSQQIEVPSISDFRYQETDAEMTGPIEYGDVDVISEETKTCPMCGQEVKAAAVKCRFCGEEFGAQPLTDGQIRPTVIDVGEVMGTSWDIFKANLGACVGATIVVLMLNGFVQQGVGGVQTLILGDQAGNQMGLLIVVQLIGFLISFVFQTWLTVGQMIFFLNVARGKEATIGQVFTGGAMLPNALGAQILFTIMYMIGFILLIVPGVIIALMFSQNLTLIADRNLSVMDSLQTSREITNGNKLSLFTLFLALFGLMIVGILACCVGVFFTASYGTLMMVVAYLRMTGQHVAV from the coding sequence ATGTCGATCGAGTTTCATTGTCCTCACTGCGATAAGTATCTCAAGACCAAGGAGGACAAAGCGGGACGGATGGCGGATTGTCCCGGTTGCAGCCAACAGATCGAAGTGCCAAGCATCTCGGATTTTCGCTACCAGGAAACCGATGCCGAAATGACCGGCCCGATTGAATACGGCGATGTCGACGTGATATCCGAAGAGACCAAGACGTGTCCAATGTGCGGACAAGAGGTCAAAGCGGCGGCGGTTAAGTGCCGGTTTTGTGGAGAGGAATTTGGTGCGCAGCCGTTAACCGATGGCCAGATTCGTCCGACGGTGATTGACGTTGGTGAGGTGATGGGGACGTCGTGGGACATTTTTAAAGCCAATTTGGGGGCTTGTGTGGGGGCGACCATTGTCGTGCTGATGCTCAATGGATTTGTGCAACAGGGAGTTGGCGGAGTGCAGACGCTGATTCTTGGTGACCAGGCGGGGAATCAGATGGGCTTGTTAATCGTCGTTCAACTCATCGGTTTTTTGATTTCGTTTGTTTTTCAAACGTGGCTTACCGTGGGGCAGATGATCTTCTTTTTGAATGTAGCCCGCGGCAAGGAAGCGACGATCGGCCAAGTCTTTACCGGTGGCGCGATGTTGCCAAACGCACTGGGCGCGCAGATTCTGTTTACAATCATGTACATGATCGGGTTTATCCTGCTGATTGTGCCTGGGGTGATCATCGCGTTGATGTTTAGTCAGAATCTTACCTTAATCGCCGATCGAAATCTGTCGGTGATGGATTCCTTGCAAACGTCACGTGAAATCACGAACGGCAACAAGCTGAGCCTGTTCACTCTGTTTCTGGCACTGTTCGGTCTGATGATCGTTGGGATCTTGGCCTGTTGTGTGGGCGTGTTTTTCACCGCCAGCTATGGGACGCTGATGATGGTAGTCGCCTATCTGCGTATGACCGGACAACATGTGGCTGTTTAA
- a CDS encoding RDD family protein → MSIEFHCPGCDKLLSTSDERAGWQAQCPQCSTLVTVPLNPDTPAVLDPVVGPTAPAVGDTTPSDGSCCPMCGAAVYSVSGRCAQCGERFGVDAAESAKRDLVYAGFGVRFLAFLIDYVIAGLIPGIAIGALLEVGDFAGDFDDPADETWFISMILGFVVDWLYHAVMESSSLQATLGKMAMRLIVTDTEGRRITFWRATGRAFAKILSGMMCSLGYILAAFTERHQALHDMICGTLVVRA, encoded by the coding sequence ATGAGCATCGAATTTCACTGTCCCGGCTGCGACAAATTGCTCAGCACATCGGACGAAAGGGCGGGGTGGCAGGCGCAGTGTCCCCAATGCAGCACTTTGGTGACAGTGCCGCTCAATCCCGACACCCCCGCGGTCCTCGACCCGGTCGTTGGCCCAACAGCCCCGGCAGTGGGTGATACGACGCCCTCGGATGGCAGTTGCTGTCCCATGTGCGGCGCGGCGGTTTATTCGGTATCGGGCCGTTGCGCTCAATGCGGAGAACGCTTCGGTGTTGATGCAGCGGAGTCGGCCAAGCGGGATTTGGTTTACGCGGGATTTGGTGTGCGTTTCTTGGCCTTCTTGATTGATTACGTGATTGCTGGATTGATACCGGGCATTGCGATCGGCGCCCTGTTGGAAGTCGGAGACTTTGCGGGCGACTTTGATGATCCCGCCGACGAGACTTGGTTTATTTCTATGATCCTGGGGTTCGTCGTGGATTGGTTGTACCATGCTGTGATGGAAAGTTCGTCGCTGCAGGCGACATTGGGGAAAATGGCGATGCGGTTGATTGTGACCGACACGGAAGGGCGGCGGATTACTTTTTGGCGGGCGACTGGGCGCGCATTTGCCAAAATCCTGTCGGGGATGATGTGCTCTCTTGGCTATATCTTGGCGGCGTTCACAGAACGGCATCAGGCGCTGCACGATATGATTTGCGGCACGTTAGTGGTGCGAGCGTGA
- a CDS encoding YebC/PmpR family DNA-binding transcriptional regulator, whose translation MAGHSHWAGIKHKKGIADKKRGALFGKLSRAIIVAAQNGGGDPAMNLTLRYAIDRARKSSMPKDNIERAIKKGCGDMGGVVYTEILYEGYGAEGVAVLCDALTDNRNRTAGEVRKCFEVHSGNLGATGCVSWMFERKGLFLVPAENIDEESLFEAALEAGAEDVKAVGPGFEITCDPEVFDDVDSALEAAKFTTEMSEITRVASNTVTLDVAGGRKVLKLIDALEELEDIQSVTANFDIPDDVMAEVESE comes from the coding sequence ATGGCTGGACATTCACACTGGGCCGGGATTAAACACAAAAAAGGCATCGCCGATAAAAAACGGGGTGCCCTGTTCGGGAAATTGAGCCGCGCGATTATCGTTGCCGCCCAGAACGGTGGCGGCGACCCGGCCATGAACCTGACGCTGCGCTACGCCATCGACCGCGCCCGCAAATCGAGTATGCCCAAAGACAACATCGAACGCGCCATCAAAAAAGGCTGCGGCGATATGGGCGGTGTGGTCTACACCGAGATTCTCTACGAAGGCTACGGTGCTGAGGGAGTGGCCGTGCTGTGCGATGCGCTCACCGACAACCGCAACCGCACCGCTGGTGAAGTCCGCAAATGTTTTGAGGTCCATAGCGGCAATTTGGGCGCAACCGGCTGCGTTTCTTGGATGTTTGAACGCAAGGGATTGTTCCTCGTTCCGGCCGAAAATATCGACGAAGAATCGTTGTTCGAAGCAGCCCTGGAAGCGGGGGCGGAGGATGTCAAAGCAGTCGGCCCCGGATTTGAGATCACCTGCGATCCCGAGGTGTTCGATGATGTCGACTCCGCCTTGGAAGCCGCAAAATTTACGACCGAAATGTCTGAGATTACGCGCGTGGCTTCCAACACTGTAACGCTCGACGTGGCGGGAGGCCGTAAGGTTCTCAAATTGATCGATGCGCTGGAAGAGTTGGAAGACATCCAGTCCGTGACTGCGAACTTTGACATTCCCGATGATGTCATGGCTGAAGTCGAGAGCGAATAG
- a CDS encoding tetratricopeptide repeat protein, whose amino-acid sequence MGIMGHRSVLLFLTGIVFLGNPLEILADETLHGDQLAFAVESDDDAPVPPEKPKVDLSNGLKIQPNEDKLELLKPIKPRSADEQMRVEALTWFSVGRMRLKRGQNQTALEAFQNAYKHDPQSVAILESLIAMSITLNRVDDAIDYSKKLVEVAPDHFHSLQILGRHLAQQGKIPEAIKMLERAIATVEFNKHSENYVRLMRDLGILYRATSNAPKASEAYEVVFDAIEHPEQYDLPDNVRRQLMADVMTNYEQLGDTFYQGKNYKLAISAYQRAIETKTGNIGNVIYHLAKAYLESGQPDKAMEELQAYFDAQRQTQGRAAYKLLGVILEAQGKSDQFLPKLRELAERDRRNEKLQFFLAETLLSADALDEAEQVLTQALERSKDPEGFAVLAGIYHKQNRPNELLHTLARAYAGRNQLNAIQAELKAIAEDKELTASVIAEGRKLNEEEFDFAHAYVLANLAERADEKAQAEEFYRTALSKTRVAEQKNSVYLELSDLLRSQRKFDEAAEALQQGVDDPAFIADLQTRVLFYYWLSYNLELAGQTEAALKAIGEGMKLAGRPNAILKLREAWVYYHSERNDEAIQRFEAIIKDFASDATIVRSAKSNLSNLYVQMGDQQKGEEILEEVYRKHPTEPGVNNDLGYLYADQGKNLEQAEKMIRIAIESDPDNAAYLDSMGWVLYKREKFEEALPYLKKASEDDLGQDGTIYDHLGDVYQRLEKIDLAVEAWKKALELSKVDAKSNKKLIERLNEKLKNHQSPPGELRPERPDSP is encoded by the coding sequence ATGGGAATCATGGGACATCGTAGCGTTTTACTCTTCCTGACTGGGATTGTTTTTCTCGGGAACCCACTTGAGATTCTTGCTGATGAAACGCTGCACGGCGATCAACTCGCCTTTGCGGTCGAATCCGACGACGATGCGCCGGTCCCACCAGAGAAACCGAAAGTCGACCTTTCCAACGGGCTGAAGATACAGCCGAATGAAGACAAGTTGGAATTGCTCAAACCGATTAAACCGCGCTCGGCCGATGAGCAGATGAGAGTCGAAGCGTTGACATGGTTCTCAGTGGGCCGCATGCGTCTGAAACGGGGGCAAAACCAGACAGCGCTCGAGGCGTTTCAAAATGCTTACAAGCATGATCCGCAATCGGTGGCGATTCTGGAATCGTTGATTGCGATGTCCATCACGCTGAATCGGGTCGACGACGCGATCGATTATTCAAAGAAGTTAGTAGAGGTCGCCCCGGACCATTTCCACTCGCTACAAATCTTGGGACGGCATCTTGCCCAACAAGGAAAGATTCCCGAAGCGATCAAGATGTTGGAACGGGCCATTGCGACTGTTGAATTCAACAAGCATTCGGAAAACTATGTGCGGCTCATGCGCGACCTGGGGATTTTGTATCGCGCTACATCCAATGCTCCCAAAGCCTCAGAAGCCTATGAAGTGGTGTTCGATGCGATTGAGCATCCCGAACAATACGATTTGCCGGACAATGTGCGGCGGCAATTGATGGCCGACGTGATGACCAATTATGAGCAGTTGGGCGACACGTTTTATCAAGGCAAAAACTATAAGTTGGCGATTTCTGCTTACCAGCGGGCGATCGAGACCAAGACCGGCAATATCGGCAATGTGATCTATCATCTTGCGAAGGCCTATTTGGAATCCGGTCAGCCGGACAAGGCGATGGAAGAGTTGCAGGCATACTTCGATGCACAGCGACAAACTCAAGGGCGCGCAGCTTATAAACTGTTGGGGGTGATTTTAGAAGCGCAAGGCAAGTCGGACCAATTTCTGCCTAAGCTGCGCGAATTGGCGGAGCGGGATCGGCGTAACGAAAAGCTGCAGTTCTTCTTGGCCGAAACGTTACTGTCGGCCGATGCCCTCGATGAGGCGGAACAAGTATTGACCCAAGCGCTTGAGCGGTCCAAGGACCCCGAAGGGTTCGCAGTGTTGGCCGGGATCTACCATAAACAAAACCGGCCCAATGAATTGTTGCATACACTGGCGCGGGCTTATGCGGGGCGCAACCAACTCAACGCGATCCAGGCGGAATTGAAGGCGATTGCCGAAGATAAGGAGCTGACCGCCAGCGTAATCGCCGAGGGGCGAAAACTTAATGAGGAAGAGTTCGACTTCGCCCACGCCTATGTGTTGGCAAATCTGGCGGAACGGGCTGACGAGAAAGCGCAGGCCGAAGAGTTTTATCGTACGGCACTGAGCAAAACCCGTGTTGCCGAACAAAAAAACTCGGTGTATCTGGAACTGTCCGACCTGTTGCGTTCCCAACGAAAGTTCGACGAAGCGGCTGAAGCGTTGCAGCAGGGTGTGGATGATCCCGCGTTCATCGCCGACTTGCAGACGCGGGTGTTGTTTTATTATTGGCTGTCCTACAACTTGGAACTTGCCGGCCAAACCGAAGCGGCTTTGAAAGCGATTGGTGAAGGCATGAAACTAGCGGGGCGACCCAATGCAATTTTGAAATTACGCGAAGCCTGGGTCTATTATCATAGTGAACGAAACGACGAAGCCATTCAGCGGTTTGAGGCGATCATCAAGGACTTTGCCAGTGATGCCACCATCGTCCGCAGCGCTAAGTCCAACCTTTCTAACCTCTACGTGCAGATGGGCGATCAGCAGAAGGGTGAAGAGATTCTGGAGGAAGTCTACCGAAAGCACCCGACCGAACCGGGGGTCAACAATGACTTAGGATATCTCTACGCCGACCAAGGTAAGAACTTGGAACAAGCCGAAAAAATGATCCGCATTGCGATCGAATCCGACCCGGATAACGCTGCGTACCTCGATAGTATGGGATGGGTACTGTACAAACGGGAAAAATTTGAAGAGGCGTTGCCTTACCTGAAGAAGGCATCGGAAGATGACCTCGGCCAGGACGGCACGATCTACGATCATCTAGGGGACGTCTATCAACGGCTGGAGAAAATTGATCTCGCGGTTGAGGCGTGGAAAAAGGCATTGGAACTCTCCAAAGTCGATGCGAAATCTAACAAGAAGCTAATCGAGCGTTTGAACGAAAAACTCAAGAATCATCAGTCGCCTCCTGGTGAGTTGCGCCCAGAGCGACCCGATTCGCCGTAG
- the rbfA gene encoding 30S ribosome-binding factor RbfA translates to MSSRRSAKVAQAILECVSSTILLELKDPRVKNVTVTGAEVSADLRSAKIRVSILGDEKTQALTLRGLESSRGFLQAKVAERLETRYTPVLKFVLDQGVKLSIETSAILRDLNLQPLTEEAHDAADESNVPDLDEESDTVQDGTPLPASPVDKPPPAPDGEVGPP, encoded by the coding sequence ATGAGTTCTCGACGCTCGGCGAAAGTCGCGCAAGCAATTCTGGAATGCGTGAGTTCCACCATTTTGTTGGAATTAAAAGATCCGCGGGTGAAAAATGTCACCGTGACCGGAGCGGAGGTCAGCGCGGATTTACGCTCGGCCAAGATCCGGGTTTCGATTTTGGGCGACGAAAAGACGCAAGCCTTGACGTTGCGCGGGTTGGAGTCGTCACGGGGGTTTCTGCAAGCCAAAGTCGCCGAGCGATTAGAGACTCGTTATACTCCGGTCCTGAAATTCGTCCTCGACCAAGGGGTCAAATTGAGTATCGAAACATCAGCGATTCTCCGCGATCTGAATTTGCAACCACTAACCGAGGAGGCGCATGATGCGGCGGATGAATCCAACGTCCCCGACCTCGATGAGGAATCGGATACCGTCCAGGACGGCACACCCTTGCCAGCCAGTCCAGTCGATAAACCTCCCCCCGCACCCGACGGCGAAGTCGGCCCGCCTTGA